One part of the Tachysurus fulvidraco isolate hzauxx_2018 chromosome 23, HZAU_PFXX_2.0, whole genome shotgun sequence genome encodes these proteins:
- the spsb1 gene encoding SPRY domain-containing SOCS box protein 1: protein MGQKVPGGIKTVDMRDPTSRPLKLQLQALEYSKPPRLDMLLDMPPASSQLQVQHSWNNDDRSLNIFVKEDNKLIFHRHPVAQSTDAIRGRVGYTRGLHVWEISWAMRQRGTHAVVGVATGEAPLHSVGYTALVGNNNESWGWDLGRNKLYHDGKNLPSNTYPAFLETDETFIVPDSFLVVLDMDEGTLSFIVDGQYLGVAFRGLKGRKLYPVVSAVWGHCEIRIRYINGLDPEPLPLMDLCRRSVRLALGRERLTEIHGLPLPAALKNYLLYQ, encoded by the exons ATGGGGCAGAAGGTTCCAGGGGGCATAAAGACCGTGGATATGCGGGATCCCACGAGCAGGCCACTCAAACTTCAGCTGCAGGCCTTGGAATACAGCAAACCACCACGATTGGACATGTTACTGGACATGCCGCCTGCCTCCTCCCAGTTACAGGTGCAGCACTCGTGGAACAATGATGACCGCTCACTTAACATATTTGTCAAGGAGGACAACAAGCTTATTTTCCATCGGCACCCAGTGGCACAGAGTACAGACGCCATACGTGGTCGTGTCGGCTACACCCGCGGCCTTCACGTCTGGGAGATCTCCTGGGCCATGCGTCAGCGCGGCACTCATGCTGTAGTGGGTGTGGCCACTGGGGAGGCTCCTCTGCACTCGGTTGGATACACGGCACTTGTCGGCAACAACAATGAGTCCTGGGGCTGGGACCTGGGCCGAAACAAACTCTACCACGATGGCAAAAATTTGCCCAGCAATACCTACCCGGCCTTCCTGGAGACAGACGAGACGTTTATTGTCCCAGATTCATTTCTGGTGGTGTTGGACATGGATGAGGGCACTTTAAGTTTCATTGTAGATGGACAGTATTTGGGGGTGGCTTTCAGAGGACTGAAAGGCAGAAAACTGTACCCTGTAGTAAGTGCAGTTTGGGGGCACTGTGAGATCAGAATCCGGTACATCAACGGACTCGATC CTGAGCCCTTGCCTCTCATGGACCTGTGCAGACGTTCAGTCAGATTAGCTTTGGGTCGGGAGCGACTGACTGAAATACATGGACTTCCTTTACCCGCCGCTCTCAAGAACTATCTGCTCTATCAATGA